The Dehalobacter sp. DCM sequence TCCAACGGCAATGGATGTACCAGAAGTGTATTCCATTATTATTGAAGAACCAGCTGACAAAGGCCCTTTTGGGGCCAAAGGAGTCGGTGAACCGGCCTTGGTTCCGACGGCAGCGGCTATCGCCAATGCAGTCGCCGATGCCATCGGTGTCAGGATCTATGATTTGCCGATGACCCCGGAGAGAATCGTGGCGGCGCTCCAGGCGGCCAAGGAAAAAGTAGAGTAAGAGAACGCGTTAAGTGAGAAACACGATATATCATGTTTTGGGAGGTATTATCATATGGCAACAATCGCTTTCATAAACATCGGAACGATCCTGACGGGGGATATGGATGAACCAATAAGCCAAGCAAATACCATCGTCGTTCAGGACGGAAAAATAGCGCGAGTCGGCAACGCGGATATCCTCGAAGGATTTAAGCTCGATAAGACCATTGATGTTTCCGGAATGACGGTCGCTCCAGGGTTGATAGACTCCCACGTTCATCCGGTAATTGGCGACTACACCCCGCGTCAGAAAACACAGGACTATCTTGACAGTGCCATCCATGGCGGCGTAACCACCTTTATCTCGGCAGGTGAACCGCATGTCCCCGGCCGACCCAAAGATCCGGCCGGAACGAAAGCACTGGCCATCCTGGCTCATAAATCCTTTAATAACCTGCGTTCATCGGGTCTCAAAGTTCACGGCGGCGCAGTCATACTAGAAAAAGGGCTGGTTGAGGCTGATTTTGCCGAGATGGCCAAGGAAGGTGTCTGGCTGGTAGGGGAAGTCGGACTTGGCAGCGTCAAAAAGCCTGAAGACGCGGTACCTATGGTCAATTGGGCGAAGAAATACGGCATGAAAGTAGCGATGCATACCGGCGGAACCTCCATTCCAGGAAGTTCTGTGGTGGGGGCGGACGATATCATTGCCGTCCAGCCAACCGTATCTTCTCATATCAACGGCGGACCTACCGCGATTTCTCCGCAGGAAGTCGACAGGCTGATCAATGAAACAACTATGGCTCTGGAAATCGTCCAATGCGGCAATCCGAAAATTGCAGATTATACCGTTCGCCAATTGGCAGCAAAAGATGACTTGGGTCGGGTTATTTTAGGAAATGATTCCCCATCCGGTTCTGGTATTATCCCTCTCGGGATCCTGAGGACCATTTGCCTCATTGCTTCCATGTCGGATATCCCAGCGGAAAAAGTTGTTGCTATGGCTACCGGAAATACGGCACGTGTCTTTGGTTTGGATACTGGTTTAATCAAAGAAGGCAAAGAAGCTGATTTGATTGTCATAGATACGCCGATCGGCTCTATAGGCAGCAATGCGTTGGAAGCAATAGCAGCCGGTGATATCCCGGCAGTCGCTCTCGTGATGATCGATGGGATTATTAAAGCGAACAAAAGCCGTAATACACCGCCCTCGGCACGAGACTGTATAGTTGGTTAAGTAATTATTTATCCATGAGGATAACGGGGAGATGATAAGATGGCGGTAATTATTGATAAGGCACTCTGCACGGGCTGCGCCTTGTGTGCCAGAGAATGCCCGAATCAAGCGATAATGATGAAAGATAAAAAGGCAGTCATTTTGGAGAACTGCTCCAGCTGCGGGATCTGCACCCGCGTGTGTTCAAAAGGGGCAGCGATGAAAATGGCAGATATTAATGAAGGTGCAGTGAAATGCACGTCATGCCCGGTACAGTGTGAAGTACCGGCTGGGTTTGTCGGTGCTTGCCAACGTTACCGCAATGAGGGCGGACAGCTTATCCGAAATCGGCAATTAGTTACGGATACCGCTCCGGGAGGCCCGCTCATAACCGCAGTCGGAGCCGGAACGAACTATCCGTGCTGCAAGCCGGCACCGTATATTGTTCAGGACACCGTCGACGGAGTTGAGATGGTTACGGTTGTTACGGAAGCACCCTTAAGCTACAGCGGCGTAAAAGTAAAAATTGATACCAATTTGCATATCGGTGAAGAGGGAGCTAAGGTCAAACGCAACGGCAAAGTTGTGGGTATGGTTGATATGGAAGAGTATGGCTCCAAAATGCTGACCATTGGCGGTGCCAACCTGCTTACCGGTAAAGATGGATTTATCGTCGCCCGAACCGTTGTGGAAATTGCCAATAGTGAACGCGTCACGTTGAAAGTGGACGATAACGTCCTGGAACTTCAAGTCGGATTCCCCCCGATCATTAATGGGGTCGAAGATCGCAAGATGCGTGTCGGCTGCGGAAGTGCTACCATTGGAATGTTTGCCGCCCGCTTAAAAGAAGCGGCGGATGAAGTTATCATCTTAGATTATCACATTGTCGGATTACTTTCGGAGCATATGGCAGGGGAAGCGGTTGGTTTGAATTGGAGCGGGGTCACTCCCAATGCCAGAAGAAGCACCCGCGGGCGCTACTTCGGAGAACATGGCCATGGTTGGGGCGGAACGGATATTGAAGATCCGAAGGATGCCATTAAATCCATTGACATGTCCTTAGCCAAGGCAGGAATGACTATCCTTGTAACGGAGACCACGGGAAGAATGGCAGCCCTGTTTGAAATACAAAACGACGGTTCCGTAAAAGAGATACCGATGACGACGGAAGCACAGGATGCGGTGGATACGATCCGTGACACCAGTGAAAATGCACGCGTATCCGCGCTGTATGTCGGAGGCACAGGCGGAAGTGCGCGCGCCGGTGTTGCGGTAAATCCTGCCCGTGTAACCCAAGCGGTTCATGACGGTGATGCGGTATTAACCATCGGCGGCGCAAAAACCTTTGTACTGCCCGGCGGGGGTATCAACTTCATGGTCGATGTGGAGAAAGTGGTGCCTAAGGCCTTTACCTGGGTTCCGACGCCGGCAACCGTCGCTCCGGTCGAGTATACCATGCCATTGGATAAGTACCAGAAAATCGGCGGACACATCGATGCTATTAAAAAACGAAGTGAGATCATCAACCAGCCGGAATAATCGGAAGAGGGTAAGAAAATGATCACTGTTCTAGCAGAAGATCGGGTGTTTTTGGATTATGGACCGGTACAAATGACACTCACGGCCAGATCAGAGGGCCGTGCCATGACGGAAGAACTACAGGATGCGGCTAAATATGTGGTTCGCCTATTGTCCGATTTAGCTGCGGTTCAAAAGCAGGCAAAGGATATTCTCACTTTGGACGCACCGGATTTAAGGGTTTATCCATTGCCGCTCCAGCTGATGGTGCAAGCTGTTCTTGATGCAGGGGGCCGGACGTTAACGCCGATGGCTGCCGTAGCAGGAACATTCGCTGACTTGGCCGGGGACTGGCTGATAGAAAAAGGTGCCACCAAAGTACTGGTGAATAATGGCGGGGATATCGCGATCCGCTTGCTGGGAGAAGAAAAAACAAAGCTGGGCTTGATGCCGAGCATAGAATCTTGCGAGTATAGTCATGTCATTGACCTTAACTCGGGAAACAATATCGGAGGGGTGGCGACGAGCGGGCGGGGAGGACGCAGTTTTACCAAAGGTATTGCCAGTGCAGTCACCATCATGGCCAGGAACGCCCGCACCGCAGATGCTTGTGCCACGCTGGTAGCTAATCACTGTGATATCGCCGATCCAGCTATCATCCGTCTCCCGGCGGAACAACTGGATCCGAATACAGATATAAAAGGGCACTTGGTCACCGTCAACGTTGGGTTTTTAAAACCCGAAACAAAGGTTAAGGCTTTGGAAAGCGGCGTGCGCAAAGCCTTGGAATTAAAGAATGAAGGCATTATTTGCGGCGCAGTACTTTTTCTTGATGACTATATGGCGATGATACCGGAAAACGTCTGTCAACCTGTAATAATTGAGGGAGGGCTAAATAATGGAAATTAGAAAAATCATTACCATTGTGGAAGAAACGCATAAAGACGGTGAGAAATGTGTCGCCGTTCCAACACGCAAGGCGGCGGCAGTTGCTGTCATTAAGAATCCATTCGCCGGACAGTATGCAGAAGATCTAACGGAACTGATGGAAGTCGGTGAACAATTAGGCTCCCTGCTTGCGGAAAAAGCAGTGAAGGCGCTGGGAATTCCCAAAGAGCACGTGGAGAGCTATGGTAAGGGCGCCATTATCGGGGAGAAAGGCGAGCTCGAGCACGCCGCAGCTATCCTACATCCCCGTCTTGGAAAACCGTTCAGAGATGAGGTAGGCGGCGGCAATGCGATTATTCCCTCAGCTAAAAAGCTTGGCGGCGTAGGAACGGGTTTAGATGTCCCCGTACATTATAAAGATGCCGCATTTGTTCGGACACACTATGATGCCATGGAAGTGAGAATTGCCGATGCGCCAAGGGCTGATGAACTTGTTGTCGCACTGGTTGTGACTGACGCCGGACGTCCGCACCCACGGATTGGCGGTCTGCAAAAAGACGAAATAAAGGGTGAAGACGGTCTTCGTTAAGAACGGTACAGATTAAGGAGGTGTTTCCATTGAAAGTCGGGTTTATAGGCATAGGCGCCATGGGAAAACCGATGGCCAAGAATATAATGAGCGCCGGATATCCGTTGGTTGTAAACGACGTCAATGACGCTGTTGTTCAAGAACTGGTTGCTGATGGCGCAATACGGGCTGAAAGCCCGCGTGAACTGGCTCAAGAGGTCGATGTCGTTATTCTGATGCTGCCCAACGGGGCTATTGTGGAATCGGTCCTATTTGGGGAACAAGGAATAATTGCGGGTGCAAAGCCTGGATTTGCCATTATTGATATGTCCAGCGTGTCTCCCACATTTACCGAAAAAGTGGCTAACGCAGCAGCGGCGTATCAGGTTGACTATATTGATGCACCGGTCAGCGGCGGCGTAAAGGGAGCAACGAACGGAACGTTAACGATTATGGTCGGTGGGGAAGCAGACGTAGTGAAGCACTATCAACCGCTGTTGGAAGTAATGGGTAATAAAATCTACCATGTCGGAAAAGTCGGCGCGGGTGATGCTGTAAAAATTATCAATAATTTGCTGTTGGGCGTGAATATGGCTGCTGTTGCCGAGGCGTTTGCTTTAGGGACTAAGTTAGGACTGGATCCCCAGGTTCTCCTGGAGATTATTAATGTCAGTTCCGGCAGCAGTTATGCCCTCGCAGCGAAAATGCCCAACTTCGTTTTTAAAGGTCAGTTTGAACAGGGATTTGCGATTGATTTGCAATACAAAGATTTAGAACTGGCAATTCAGACAGCAAAAGAGGCCAAAGTACCGATGATATTAACGAACCTCGCCCAACAGGTCTATGAGCAGGCCCGTGCTGCCGGATTGGGAAGAGAAGACATTTCAGCTGTCATCAAACCGCTTGAAGAGCTTTTAAAGATCCAAGTCAGAGTGTAATACTAATTTGGAGATGATTGCCGTGGAAAAGATTATTGCATTAATTCAACAAAAGGGATATGAAATCGGCCAATTAACCATCGGCGAAATTGTAGAAGTAGCGGATGATTTAGGTGTCCGTGCCAGTGAAGTCATCATCGCTGAGGGAATGGCGCAGAATACAATGACCCGGGAAGAGGTTATCGATGCGATGATCAATGCTTTTGCGCATAACCTGTATGCTTCGGAAGTGGGGCTTACATCCGGTTCCAGTATGCTTCTTGGCACGGTGCCCCAAGAACTTGTCTATAATAATTTCTCACATTCGCTATTCAAAGATGAAATTATTAACAAGATCTTGGTGTATACACTGGCCGCTCAAGTCGGTAATCATTCTTGCGGGTTGCAGCCCTGTGCCGGGACAGGCGATTCTTGCGTCTATACCGGGATATTCAGAGCGCTCAAGGAGATCATTACAGATAAAGAAGAACTTGGCCGGGTTCTTGCTGTGATGTTAAAAGTCGGGACTATTTTCCGGGCGGGAAAAACCACGACGGGCTGTAATATGGAAGGCTTTGGTGCCAGCGCGGCGGCCATGGCGGCCTGCATGGTCGAATTTCGCAATGGGCGACCCAAAGCAATAGCGAAAGCAATCGTTCTGGCGTTATCGCCAACCATTGCCGTTCCCTGCACGCCCAGGGTCATGGTATCCGGATTGTGCGCAACCCATATCGGCGGCGGTGTGGTTATTGGGAATTTAGCAGCTAACCTGGCACTGAATACCAATATACCGTTGGATGTTCCGGTGGATGTCATGATCGCTATGGCGGCGGCAGTACACCCGGTTTCAGCAAAGTATGTTGTTCCTGTTGTTAATGAGTATATGCAGCCGTTCTTTAAAACGAATACCCATGTGGAATCCTTTGTTGATGATTCCGTCAAGGATGCTGAGCAGAAAAATATTAAGGGTACGATGGAAAAAGCCTTAGGCGAAGCGCGTACACTCGCTAAAAAGGCGAATTCGATCGTGAAGCCTTTTGGGGAAGCCGTCGTGGGAGGGAGCAGCCAGGCCGTAGGGTCACCGACCAATGCGGGACGTATAGCCTATGCTTTAGCCAAAGGAGAGATTACCGGGGTCAAAATAGAGTTATATCCGGAACTGTTTGCCCGGCGCGGTATTAATGTACCCGGGATTTTAATGGCGGCAGTTTTGGGTGCCAGTACAGATAACGGTCAAACCTACCGCGATATTATGCAAATCGTGAAAAATAAAAAGATAAAGGTAGAGATAAAGCAAGTCGATGAGCCGCAAATGCAGCGAATCACCATCTACGCCACGGAGCAGGGCTCAATGGTTGAAACCTTAAATCGAGGCGGCGCACGTCTGGTACTGAAAGATGCCAGGCCCTCGCTGGATCAAGCAATTATTGCCGCTCAAAGGTTGGGGATTGTACTTGTGGATTAAGCGAAGCGGAGGGGAAGCAGAGTGAACCAAATTGAAGAATATTTGGCAGTGGCAGCTGGAAAAAGTGAGGTTCACGCCGGTGATGATATCACAGTAAATGTTGATCTGGCGATAGCCCATGATATTACCGGGCCAATGGCTGTGGAACAATTCAAGAAAATTGGTATAGATCACGTTTTTGATGCAAAAAAAGTAGTTTTCGTTCTTGACCATATTATTCCAGCTGCGACCGTCGAGGCAAAAGTATTGCACAATGTGCTTAAGGATTTTGCCAAAGATTATGGTGTTCAACTTTATAACAAAGGGGAAGGGGTTATTCACCAGGTGGTTGCCGAAAAAAATCGTTTAAACCGGGGGGCGATTTTGGTCGGCGCTGACTCGCATACGTGTATGGCGGGTGCCTATGGCGCTATTGCCATACCGGTGGGAGCGACTGAATTAGCCGCTGTCATGGCAACCGGAACCCTTGATTTGGAAGTGCCCGAGGTTTTTGAGATTCGTTTAGAGGGCAAACTAAATCCCGGTGTTTATGCAAAAGATGTCATCCTGCATTTAATTGGCTATTTTGGGACGGCGGGATTTACCGACCAGGGCGTTATATATACCGGAAGTTTGGTCGACGAATTAACAATCGATGATAAAATGACCATATCCAATATGGGCATTGAAATGGGAACCATGATTAGTTATTTCGCCGATCGGGACCGTCCCGTTGGAACGGTCAAAGAGGTCTATACATTCCAGGCTGAGGATATCCCAGCCAGGGTAGCCTGTCCGCCTAACCCCGGTAACGTCGCCAGCGCGTCGGATCTCAGTGGGGTCAACATATCGCAAGTGGTTATTGGAAGTTGTACAAATGGACGATTCAGCGATATGCTTGTCGCCGCTAATATTCTTAAAGGGCGCAGGGCGGCCGAAGGCGTAACGCTGCTCATTATTCCCGCTTCTGCCGAGATAGCCAAGGAAATGGAGGAGCAAGGATTAAACCGGATATTCCGAGAAGCCGGGGGAATTGTTACCAGTCCGGGATGCGGTCCTTGTTTTGGAGCCCATATGGGACTGTTGGCATCGGACGATGTCGCTGTATCGACGACAAACCGTAATTTCCCGGGCCGGATGGGTCATCGGGAGGCCAAAGTCTATCTGGCATCGCCGCGTGTCGCTGCGGAGAGTGCCATTGCCGGAACGATTGTACCGCCGGGTACGGTGGTGCCTTTAGGAGGTTTAGAAAATGAGTTGGCATAGTCAGTTGCGTGGACGTATATGGAAATTAGGCAAAAATATCGACACTGATCAGATTCTCCCAGGCTATGCGATGGCAGCACCGATGGAAAAACTCAAGGACTATGCGCTAGCCGGCAGTGAAATACAGGATTTTGCCAGTAGGGTACAGTCCGGAGACATTCTTGTGGCCGGTGAGAATTTCGGCTGCGGTTCCAGCCGGGAACAAGCGCCGGTTGCCTTGAAAGACGCCGGTGTCAGTTTAATCATTGCCAAGTCATTCGCCAGGATATTCAGACGGAATGCGATAAACATCGGTTTGCCCGTTCTTATCTGTGACCTTGAACAGCATGTTGAAAACGGACAGGATATTGAAGTGGATCTTGTGTCGGCCGAAGTAACTGTTAGTGCAAGTGGCAGTAAGATCAGCGGAACGGTTCTTGCCCCCAACGTCTTAGAGACGTTGGAAGCGGGCGGGCTGATAGCAAAAGTCCGTAAACAATTAAAGATTTCATGATCATTTGCTCACAATAGTTAGGAGGAAATCGGATGCAAGAGAAAACAAAGAGAATTATTAAAGAAGATTATGAACGGGTCCAAGCTTTTGAAAAAGTTTTTGGCGTTGAAATGCCAAAGGTAGGCCCCGATGGTTCAGTTACCGGTTTACCGGCACCCTTTCCCCGGGTGGTGAATGGGGTTGAACGCAGCGGTTATCGGATTGCGGAATTGGGCCGTCAGGCGGCGCTTACAGGAATTCCTGTGCAAAACCCCATCTTAGGACGGAATTCGGCAGAGGAAACTTATCAGGAATCTTTGGCCATGTACAGCGTTGCCGAAGAACAAAAAATCACCTTGTTCCACTTTGTCCATGCCGAAGCTACCCGACATATTGATCCTCTGGACGGCGCTGAACTGATTGAGCAATCCCGCGGTAAAGGCGGTATTACTCCGGCCGGTGAGCGCGAATTTATCGCCATGGGCGGAGGATCAAAGCATCCGGTTCGTATTAATGCTACCGGAGACACCCCGCACTTATCCATTATTAATTCGTTAATTGCCGGTTTTGACGGCACCGATATCGGACCTGTCATTCATGTTCATTTTGGCGGCCGGGGGGTTCATGATTATAAGACGAAAGTCTTAAACGGATATAGAGCACTGCAAATCTGTGCCGAAAACAATATCTTCGTGCAGACCGATTCCCATAAACACCTGAATAATATCGGCGGCACGGACGGAATGGCCTTGGCAATGTGTTTACTCGCCGAAGGATTGGCTGTTCATGCCGGCTTGGACAGAGCGCTGAGCGGTATTCAGATGAACGTTGCCGGAATCAATCTGCTTGCGGACTTAGCTGTGATGCGGGCTTTCAGGCAACTGGTGTGGAGTGAATTCCTGATTGTTGTGCCGGAGACATTTCAAAATCCGCCTGCGGATTTAATTGCCGAGCAGGCTCACTTCGCCCGGATGGCAGTCAGTGCCAAATTAGGCGGCGCCAACTTTTATCGGCCTAAGGCGGCGGAAAACGTCGGGATCCCGACAGGGGCGTCCATGGGCAAGGCTATTTGGGCCACCCAAAATGTATTTGAAAATACCGCTCTGGTGAAAATCAGCGATCCGTATATCGATGAGCGTCAGGCTGAAATTGTCACGGAGGCTTTGGCCGTCCTCACCCGCGCATTGGGATTATCCAAAGAGCTGACACCGGAAGAAGTCGGTCCGGATCTCTGGCTGCGCTATGGAGATGAAGAATTAATTGATCTGATTGTCGCTGCCGGAAAGAAAGGGGTTCTGGACGCACCCAATGCGGCAGCGTGGGACCTGAAACGCGGCGTTAAAACATACCGTGGAAAAGATGGCATTCGCCGTTATGTGCCGTGTTATGGACCGTGTGATATTGCTGAGGATAAAGTTTGTTTTACTTGCGAAAAAGTCGTTGTCGAAGCGAAGAAGCCCATCATAAAAAAGGAAAAAATCCTTTTGGCAACCGTAGGTGCTGATGCCCATGTGGTTGGTATCAACGTCATCCGGGAAGCATTCGAACAAGCCGGTTATGAAGTGATCTACCTGAGGGGGATGAATCTGCCTGAGACGGTAGCCGAAATCGCCGCCGAGACCAAAGCGGATGTGGTTGGCATCAGTAATCTCTTGGGATTGGGTTCCATGCTGTTCCCGAGGGTCGATAATCGTTTGAAGGAACTGGGGATCCGGGATAATGTCCTGCTCATTGCCGGCGGACGGATCGCCGAGAAGGAAGAAGAGCATGCCAAGATTGAACAAAAAATGAAAACAGAGGGAACCGGTTTCTTGGGTGTCGATAGTTTCTTCGGGCCCGGAACTGACCCACAAGATGCAATCAAGTGGGTAGAAGAGAGAGTACAAAGGGGGAATTAAGGTGACAGAACAACGCAGAATTCGCTGTGCTATTTTAAGGGCAGGCACAAGCAAAGGGATGTTCCTCATGGAAAATGATTTGGCTTCCGATGCAGCGCAGAGGGACAGAGAAATATTAGCGATCTTCGGCAGTCCAGATGTCAGGCAGATTGACGGCCTGGGCGGAGCAGATCCGCTGACGAGTAAAGTAGCCATCATTGGACCGTCAACCCGGGATGATGCGGACGTGGATTATACATTTGGTCAGGTGAGCATTAATACGGCGATGATCGATTATTCCGGGAATTGCGGAAATATTTCAGCCGGTGTGGGTCCGTTTGCGATTGATGAAGGTTTGGTAAGAGCCGTTGAGCCGATTACCCTTGTTCGTATCAACAACACCAATACCGGGAAGATTCTCATAGCGGAAGTGCCTGTGAAAGACGGAAAAGCGCAAGTTAAGGGCGACTACAAAGTTGACGGTGTTCCCGGGACAGGGGCCAGGATCATGTTGGACTTTGCCGGTACCACAGGTTCCGTAACAAATAAGATGCTGCCCACAGGAAATGTTGTTGATGTGCTAACAATTGAAGGGTTTGGCAAGATCGAAGCATCGATTGTGGATGTTGCCAATCCGATGGTTTTTGTCAGGGCTAAAGATTTAGGGCTTACGGGCACGGAAACGCCGGCCCAGATCAACGGAAACAAAGAAATGCTGGATTTGTTGGAAAAAATCCGCGGGAAGGCAGCCACGATGATCGGTATGGCCAAAGATGAAGCTGGTGCCTTGAAGAACAGTCCGGCATTCC is a genomic window containing:
- a CDS encoding DUF362 domain-containing protein, which gives rise to MAVIIDKALCTGCALCARECPNQAIMMKDKKAVILENCSSCGICTRVCSKGAAMKMADINEGAVKCTSCPVQCEVPAGFVGACQRYRNEGGQLIRNRQLVTDTAPGGPLITAVGAGTNYPCCKPAPYIVQDTVDGVEMVTVVTEAPLSYSGVKVKIDTNLHIGEEGAKVKRNGKVVGMVDMEEYGSKMLTIGGANLLTGKDGFIVARTVVEIANSERVTLKVDDNVLELQVGFPPIINGVEDRKMRVGCGSATIGMFAARLKEAADEVIILDYHIVGLLSEHMAGEAVGLNWSGVTPNARRSTRGRYFGEHGHGWGGTDIEDPKDAIKSIDMSLAKAGMTILVTETTGRMAALFEIQNDGSVKEIPMTTEAQDAVDTIRDTSENARVSALYVGGTGGSARAGVAVNPARVTQAVHDGDAVLTIGGAKTFVLPGGGINFMVDVEKVVPKAFTWVPTPATVAPVEYTMPLDKYQKIGGHIDAIKKRSEIINQPE
- a CDS encoding LeuD/DmdB family oxidoreductase small subunit, coding for MSWHSQLRGRIWKLGKNIDTDQILPGYAMAAPMEKLKDYALAGSEIQDFASRVQSGDILVAGENFGCGSSREQAPVALKDAGVSLIIAKSFARIFRRNAINIGLPVLICDLEQHVENGQDIEVDLVSAEVTVSASGSKISGTVLAPNVLETLEAGGLIAKVRKQLKIS
- a CDS encoding amidohydrolase family protein, with product MATIAFINIGTILTGDMDEPISQANTIVVQDGKIARVGNADILEGFKLDKTIDVSGMTVAPGLIDSHVHPVIGDYTPRQKTQDYLDSAIHGGVTTFISAGEPHVPGRPKDPAGTKALAILAHKSFNNLRSSGLKVHGGAVILEKGLVEADFAEMAKEGVWLVGEVGLGSVKKPEDAVPMVNWAKKYGMKVAMHTGGTSIPGSSVVGADDIIAVQPTVSSHINGGPTAISPQEVDRLINETTMALEIVQCGNPKIADYTVRQLAAKDDLGRVILGNDSPSGSGIIPLGILRTICLIASMSDIPAEKVVAMATGNTARVFGLDTGLIKEGKEADLIVIDTPIGSIGSNALEAIAAGDIPAVALVMIDGIIKANKSRNTPPSARDCIVG
- a CDS encoding L-serine ammonia-lyase, iron-sulfur-dependent, subunit alpha, which gives rise to MIAVEKIIALIQQKGYEIGQLTIGEIVEVADDLGVRASEVIIAEGMAQNTMTREEVIDAMINAFAHNLYASEVGLTSGSSMLLGTVPQELVYNNFSHSLFKDEIINKILVYTLAAQVGNHSCGLQPCAGTGDSCVYTGIFRALKEIITDKEELGRVLAVMLKVGTIFRAGKTTTGCNMEGFGASAAAMAACMVEFRNGRPKAIAKAIVLALSPTIAVPCTPRVMVSGLCATHIGGGVVIGNLAANLALNTNIPLDVPVDVMIAMAAAVHPVSAKYVVPVVNEYMQPFFKTNTHVESFVDDSVKDAEQKNIKGTMEKALGEARTLAKKANSIVKPFGEAVVGGSSQAVGSPTNAGRIAYALAKGEITGVKIELYPELFARRGINVPGILMAAVLGASTDNGQTYRDIMQIVKNKKIKVEIKQVDEPQMQRITIYATEQGSMVETLNRGGARLVLKDARPSLDQAIIAAQRLGIVLVD
- a CDS encoding 3-isopropylmalate dehydratase large subunit, producing MNQIEEYLAVAAGKSEVHAGDDITVNVDLAIAHDITGPMAVEQFKKIGIDHVFDAKKVVFVLDHIIPAATVEAKVLHNVLKDFAKDYGVQLYNKGEGVIHQVVAEKNRLNRGAILVGADSHTCMAGAYGAIAIPVGATELAAVMATGTLDLEVPEVFEIRLEGKLNPGVYAKDVILHLIGYFGTAGFTDQGVIYTGSLVDELTIDDKMTISNMGIEMGTMISYFADRDRPVGTVKEVYTFQAEDIPARVACPPNPGNVASASDLSGVNISQVVIGSCTNGRFSDMLVAANILKGRRAAEGVTLLIIPASAEIAKEMEEQGLNRIFREAGGIVTSPGCGPCFGAHMGLLASDDVAVSTTNRNFPGRMGHREAKVYLASPRVAAESAIAGTIVPPGTVVPLGGLENELA
- a CDS encoding NAD(P)-dependent oxidoreductase, with the translated sequence MKEVFPLKVGFIGIGAMGKPMAKNIMSAGYPLVVNDVNDAVVQELVADGAIRAESPRELAQEVDVVILMLPNGAIVESVLFGEQGIIAGAKPGFAIIDMSSVSPTFTEKVANAAAAYQVDYIDAPVSGGVKGATNGTLTIMVGGEADVVKHYQPLLEVMGNKIYHVGKVGAGDAVKIINNLLLGVNMAAVAEAFALGTKLGLDPQVLLEIINVSSGSSYALAAKMPNFVFKGQFEQGFAIDLQYKDLELAIQTAKEAKVPMILTNLAQQVYEQARAAGLGREDISAVIKPLEELLKIQVRV
- a CDS encoding UPF0280 family protein codes for the protein MITVLAEDRVFLDYGPVQMTLTARSEGRAMTEELQDAAKYVVRLLSDLAAVQKQAKDILTLDAPDLRVYPLPLQLMVQAVLDAGGRTLTPMAAVAGTFADLAGDWLIEKGATKVLVNNGGDIAIRLLGEEKTKLGLMPSIESCEYSHVIDLNSGNNIGGVATSGRGGRSFTKGIASAVTIMARNARTADACATLVANHCDIADPAIIRLPAEQLDPNTDIKGHLVTVNVGFLKPETKVKALESGVRKALELKNEGIICGAVLFLDDYMAMIPENVCQPVIIEGGLNNGN
- a CDS encoding cobalamin-dependent protein (Presence of a B(12) (cobalamin)-binding domain implies dependence on cobalamin itself, in one of its several forms, or in some unusual lineages, dependence on a cobalamin-like analog.) — encoded protein: MQEKTKRIIKEDYERVQAFEKVFGVEMPKVGPDGSVTGLPAPFPRVVNGVERSGYRIAELGRQAALTGIPVQNPILGRNSAEETYQESLAMYSVAEEQKITLFHFVHAEATRHIDPLDGAELIEQSRGKGGITPAGEREFIAMGGGSKHPVRINATGDTPHLSIINSLIAGFDGTDIGPVIHVHFGGRGVHDYKTKVLNGYRALQICAENNIFVQTDSHKHLNNIGGTDGMALAMCLLAEGLAVHAGLDRALSGIQMNVAGINLLADLAVMRAFRQLVWSEFLIVVPETFQNPPADLIAEQAHFARMAVSAKLGGANFYRPKAAENVGIPTGASMGKAIWATQNVFENTALVKISDPYIDERQAEIVTEALAVLTRALGLSKELTPEEVGPDLWLRYGDEELIDLIVAAGKKGVLDAPNAAAWDLKRGVKTYRGKDGIRRYVPCYGPCDIAEDKVCFTCEKVVVEAKKPIIKKEKILLATVGADAHVVGINVIREAFEQAGYEVIYLRGMNLPETVAEIAAETKADVVGISNLLGLGSMLFPRVDNRLKELGIRDNVLLIAGGRIAEKEEEHAKIEQKMKTEGTGFLGVDSFFGPGTDPQDAIKWVEERVQRGN
- a CDS encoding amino acid synthesis family protein, producing MEIRKIITIVEETHKDGEKCVAVPTRKAAAVAVIKNPFAGQYAEDLTELMEVGEQLGSLLAEKAVKALGIPKEHVESYGKGAIIGEKGELEHAAAILHPRLGKPFRDEVGGGNAIIPSAKKLGGVGTGLDVPVHYKDAAFVRTHYDAMEVRIADAPRADELVVALVVTDAGRPHPRIGGLQKDEIKGEDGLR
- a CDS encoding 2-methylaconitate cis-trans isomerase PrpF family protein, with the translated sequence MTEQRRIRCAILRAGTSKGMFLMENDLASDAAQRDREILAIFGSPDVRQIDGLGGADPLTSKVAIIGPSTRDDADVDYTFGQVSINTAMIDYSGNCGNISAGVGPFAIDEGLVRAVEPITLVRINNTNTGKILIAEVPVKDGKAQVKGDYKVDGVPGTGARIMLDFAGTTGSVTNKMLPTGNVVDVLTIEGFGKIEASIVDVANPMVFVRAKDLGLTGTETPAQINGNKEMLDLLEKIRGKAATMIGMAKDEAGALKNSPAFPMIAFVSEAQNYCDFTTGNEITADQVDFVSRLMFMQVVHKTYAGTGTTCTGAAAKIPGSIVNQVTHSESPLVRIGHPAGVIDIEVQVSKEGDGIKLERAAFGRTARRIMDGYVYIQ